The following DNA comes from Cucumis sativus cultivar 9930 chromosome 7, Cucumber_9930_V3, whole genome shotgun sequence.
AGGGTAATGGTTAACAAATCTTCTTCTCCCCAAGAATCCTCCATTTCAGGTTCTCTCTCTATTCcttcatttattattgttgttattattattattaatcttccaattccatctttcttcttctgtttgCCTCAATTTCGATCAATTCTATTCAGGAGTTTTGCCGCGCAATGAGAGACGGAATTGGGCAGCTTCTCCCTCTGATGTTCTTAATCATTTTGGAACCAGCGGCCTCTCCGTCGCCATCGCCACCGCCGTTACTCACCCTTTAGGTActttctatctctctctctctctctatatatatatatatatatatttatattttcctttataatcttgaaaaatgCCTTTCCTGTCCTTGTTTTGTTGgcttagaaatttaaaattcaggTGTCGTTGATGGGTATTTTGTGGTTCATTTGGATTTTAAATGTATGTCATCCTTGTAAGTTATTAGGTTTTAGTGGACTTAGAATTGAATCTGATGCAACCGTTTTGATTTCTTAGAGTTACGCTCATGGTGAGAATTTTGTGATCTGTGGAACTTTATAACGAATTTTTTCCTGGTAATTGTTGTTTgatgtagaaaaaaataggtTAACTCAACTGGGATCAGTATGTGTTGAGGATCAAAATGTTCGTGGTTCAAATCTCCTACCTGTTTGCAtcgaaaaaatatttgttatttgatataGTAATGCTTAGTACATGCTATGATTGATATATGAATGATGAATGGAAAGCTGGAAGCAGTTAATAAGAGAATTTCTGAACTAGAACAAATTGGTTGTTTCTTGGCAAGCTGTTGTCGATGTAACCCTTTCTTATTCCGAACCATGTAGAAATGACATGAACGATTCTTAATTTTCagaagtgagagagagagagagagagaagaaattgaTCCTATAGCCAACAAACAGTGATCTTAATTTGTCTCCAGCTTGAATGCAGATGTACTTAAAGTTAGGTTGCAAATGCAACTTGTGGGGCAGAGGGGGCCTTTGATTGGAATGGTATTCACGTTTTTCTTATAAGggtttcgttttttttttccttgaagtttcttgttcttttgtaTATTAATTGTGGAACATGCATAGGGACAAGTATTTGTGCAACTGTTGAATAATGAAGGGCCAAAGTCTTTGTATTTGGGGTTATCACCAGCTCTGACAAGATCAGTTCTCTATGGAGGTCTCCGTCTAGGTTTATATGAACCATCAAAGCATGCTTCTGATCTGCTTTTTGGGTCTactaatatatttgttaagaTTGGAGCTGGAGCAATTGCTGGTGCAGTTGCAACTGCTCTAACCAATCCAGTTGAAGTTCTCAAGGTGATATTTAGACTTCCTCTCGTTACTTAACTTTCCAATTATAGTTTGgtcttaaaattatttgttattgcCAGGTGCGATTACAGATGAATCCAAACTCAACCAAAGGACCAATGAAAGAAATGTCCAGAATTGTTTCTGAGGAGGGACTAAAAGCTCTTTGGAAGGGTGTTGGTCCTGCTATGGCCAGAGCAGGTGCTTTGACAGCATCTCAGCTGGCGACATATGATGAATCAAAGCAGGTCCATTTCTAAGAatgttcttttcattttaaacttGCATGAAGTAATTTCCACAGTTTCTGATTTTTGAAtctgtatatatatgttatagcTCTGCAAGCTTATTTAtccttatgtttttttttatccttaaagtttttcctaatttgtattttgcagCTTTTAGTTAAGTGGACGCCCTTACAAGAAGGATTTTCTTTGCATCTCATGTATGAAACTCTGACCTATCTGTACAAATgttttgttatctatattGCTTCCCCTTTCATTTTAGCCTTaaaactcatttattttatgatgcCATGCTTCCTATTTGAATATTCAGGCtttatgtaatatattatCACATTAacagaaaaaattattaaatggtTAGCTGGCCAAGAGCCGGCCCTTAAACAAGAATTTGGAGTTTTTAGGAAAAGTAATGATGCTACACTCTAATCAGCTCGAAACAACAACAGAAGGAAATTATACGTTTCTGTTGGTAGAAGCCCTGAGGGAGACCATAAAATGGATATGATCCCAAACCCCTTGATTCTTTtacttattaaaatttaaaattaaaatagacaTTCCATTTCCCCAGAAGATGTCTAAAACTGAATTCTTGTGGTCGGAAACTTGGTATATCTGTACAAAGTGGCAAGGAAGTTCCCTCTTGAAGCTTAGGGGGGCGTTAGGGCTCCCAAAGCGCAACTTCAAGTGGGTGGAGTGGCTATGGCTCCCATTATAGTAGTTAGTGTTTCCAACTATTAATACCCACAACTAACTATGATGTTTACCATTTCCTACCCatcatctctctttttgttaccgtatttactatttcatactcaaactaaaatagtatgCACCCAAAACACAAACTTTTATAACTCGGACTAAATAGTTTGCAATCCaaatgtaaattattataatctacgGGCTATTATAACTCACATACTATAATAACCAACTTAGCATCCCAAAACACTCATTATTGTCCTTTTATCCAACAATAACGGGTTGAAGGAGGATTTTCtagcaacaaaaataaaataaaaatcatttcagAAACTATTAAGTagatttttcaatatttacatACTAGCTTGTTTGGTTTTCAATTGTAACCGAAAgctttgttttggtttttaggTTCTGGTTTCAACCCAATTCTATCAATTGgcaaatgttctatttttcttttcatttctacaCACAGATATTCatcatttgaactttttttttttattatttttgttaggaACCGTACTTTCGTTTGGAGAAATGAAAGATTGTACAAGggcataaaaaaatgaaaaaacaaccCAGCAAAAAAGGGAGACCTagagaaattagaaaatggaaCTCCAATACAACAAATTAAGATCATAGATACAAAAAAGATAGACCATTTGAACATTATttacataatatttttaaattcaactgTTTAAATCTCTCATTAGTTTACATCAATGATTAACCATTTGTTGCACCCTTGTGAAGCTCAAGTACAGTAGCTGGAGTGGTGAGTACTCTCATGACAACGCCTATTGACATGATTAAAACACGTCTTATGTTACAACGTGAGTCTAAAAGAGTTGGAAATTACAAGAACGGACTACATTGTGCATATCAGGTATATGACCTACGCACATTTCCTCTTCCCCTTTATCTTGcatctaaaaatattatctATATGCAAAATAGCATCTTACATATTGGATTTTCACAGTGTGCTTGGTTATCCTTCTCCTTTTAAGTCCATGCTTTTTTCCGCATTAATTATTGTTAGCTTCGATGTGGGAGGTGGAAAAGTTTCAGTGTCAAGCAAGCAAAAATTCcccattttattaattcatttaatcgTAAATGTAACTATCTTGCACATGAAGGTTGTCTATTtccttaaaattaattatcttaaccAGGTATTTCTGTAAGAAGTTCGCCTTTAGATGACAGAAATTGTGAAATTGTATCCTTGTACAATCCACTTATCTTATCAAACTTTCGTTTTATTGAATGTGACCGAAGTCTTGGTTGGACAAGGGAGAAGATTCatgatatataaatgaaaacaattatCTCTAATAGTATGGAGCTTTTTAGGTGAAACCAAAAGTAAGGCCACGAGGGTTTATGTCTAACGTGGGTGATATCATAACTAATACCATCTTGGAGATATGTGGAGGGTCATTTTCCCCTACATATTTCACCTAAGTTCATGGCATATTTAGAGTGTTACAACAATGATGGATAATGATTTATATTATCTTAACTTTTCTACCATCTAAACACCCTATCTCTTTACTTCAAAACTCTGTTTCATTCAACtggttattttcatttatctttAGTGTCTTGCACACTTGTAGGCGTTAATCAACTATGGTTGAAGTTTCGACCTTGATTACACTATATAGCTTgatcttgcataaaaaaaaaattgtaatttgtaCGCAGTTGGAAAGTAAATTTACTTTATCGtatataaatctttttaaaattttaattagttgcTCAACAATGGTGGCAACAAGATACCCATGCCAGAAAAGACATCCCATTTCCTCCATCTCCTTTTCAACTTTGATTGGTATTTGTTTGGTGTCGTTGATTACTTGAATCTATATCTAACAATGGGGGTGAGCAACTGATCTTTATAggctaatttttttaatggggAACCTTCATTACCGGGAGTGTTTGATCCTCCTTGCTCTGCTTTCATTATTCTCAGTTATCACGTTCTTGCTAATTACTAAGATGGTCCATAATTTATTGTCCATGTCTCACAACATCAGTAGGCCTCAGAAAGCATGCTCCTTCTATCTATTTTGAGGGTCCTTTTTAAAGTGGTTGGGGATTCACTCGTGATATTCACTGTGACTCTCAGTTGTCTTAGGGAGCTGAgttttctcttccattttcatattatttttacaactCATCCTCATTTCGCTTAGCAATAATGTGTAGATTGTCTCATCATGGATTTATGGAATTAATTTCAGATTGTGCTAACTGAAGGGCCTTTGGCACTTTACAAGGGGTGAGTATGTTCTTTTCCAATCCCTCATTTTCATTAGCTCAAAAAAGTGTGTAAATGTAtatatgcttttctttttagaaacaGTAGATACATATAATAAAGTtctttaaatacttttttatagCCTACATGACTGTTTCCAACTATGCAAAGAAACATGCATTTTTATGAGCTTTAAAAGTGTTTTGTGTAAGAACAGGTTTGCTGACTCAGAATATTTGCAGGGGCCTAGCCATTTTTGCAAGATTGGGTCCACAAACCACAATCACATTCATAGTCTGTGAGAAGTTACGCCAGCTTGCAGGATTAAATGCAATCTAGACGTAAATCCAACTATATAGTTCCAACTTCAAGTGACAAACatttaatctctttttcaCCCCctccaaccaaaaaaaaaaaaaagaaagaagaagaagaagaagaagaaaggtgaTAAAAGACATCTCCTATTTATTGAATTGCTGATCTACCCCTCGTATTATTTCTATTTGGTCAATTGTTTACCCCCTTGAGGAATCCGTTTCCACCCCATTTCTTTCTCAACCGAGGCCCTTAGGTACCCGGTCACCCATCGGTCATTGGGGAGGCTCCTATGAGCTTCAAGAGACaataagaattttaaaatacctaGTTTTTCATCTAGTGGTTAAACTCGAAGTCTAGGCCACCTCGATGTGCACTTATTATACAGAATTGTTCTTCCGATTGAATTCCAGATTGATTATATTCTTAAGATTATTATATCCCTTGGAAAGGGTCAGAATTGGACATGGTTGAAATGATATGTGTATATTAAATTTCctctattataattttttggtGTGAACTGAAAACTGTCTTAGTTGACCAGCCTCTGGCTGTATTTGAACAAACAACcccaaaattttaagatttaattgCTTTTTAGGCTTATTGAACTGGCAATCCTTTCTTCATTTACAATTTAGGTACAAAGACAACCAACCAAGTTGTGTGTAATTGACTTCAAAGGAAGTTGGCTTTGGTTTGGAGTTGGACTACAGCTATCATGATAGGTACTTGTGTTAtccatttcaactttttcctCTAATATTTCTCCCAAATTTCATGGAGAATTTTAATCCCCTTCTCTAGTCCTATCCTGTTTGGTAACTATTTAGGAATTATTTGGGactgaaaatttgaaaggtgTTAGAATGCATGAGGAATTGAGGCCGATTGTGAGGCGtgaatataatgaaaaaggttGAGTTGAAAATTGTGGAGACGGAACGAGTATGGtattacatttaattaattactcaCTTATACTTGTATCGAAAGTTTGTTTACCGTGTTTACTTTTTGATAACTATCTCTTCATTTGTATCGGAAGttaataatttacttttttaaataaaaactattaaataaaaaacaatgaagCCATAAGTTAATTATTGAAccatagtttttaaaattaaagtaataaaaagaagtataTGAATAGAGTTTTGAGTGtgtcaaaattgaaaaagacaaCAATTGTGTAATTAAAAACTCATGAAAAGCAAAATTGTTGTAAAATAGGGTCATCTGATTGGCTGATTtatttaattggaaaaaagaaggaaagtgaATACAGATTTCAAGTTTAAACTTACCTCTTCTATAGTCTGATTTTGCGAAATAAAGTGTTGCAATTAATGTCTccataaagttaaattttgaaatttgaaatattcaactATTAACACCCTCGGGCCTCTCTTATTCATCTCACCAAAAGGGCTAAGTTCAATCATGAAAATTGTTGAACTTAATAACTTcaacatcaaaattttcaaacttaggGGCAAAGTGTCTAAATCCAACTTGCTAAaagtatttaatataattggaAGTACAGGTACTTGAATAGTTGaattgcattttaatttttgaacgATTTCAAGTATGTCACGTAAAATTGACTCAAATAGTACATATTTGAACGTCtacatttttttgtcaaatacgtcttttatacaaatttaagatgataatgttataataacaaatgatGAGGTGAAATGGATTCTAtcttatgttttcaaattcagTAAGAGGTAAAGGTAACTTGAAATTTGACTATGAAAGCTATTTTTGAATTATGTGATTCAAATGTGCAACTTctagaaacaacaaaattatgaattatagatTAACCAATTCTATATTTAGTTAATCtgatttttgaatttgttatcaATCACATATAAAAACATGAACTATActttaaattgttgtttttaggTTCTTTATCAAAcaagttctttcttttgttgataattcaattttgttttatatttttagattatgcgtttgattaataatttgaattttttttaaattgtttcgaatttaatcattcaaacaaaataaattcggaaaatactattttcatgttttattgTACCCCTtgttgaaatttcaaaacttaaaatgcaTAATCAccttaaataaagaaaaaaaacatttagaaacaCAATATATCATGTCGTAAGcttaattcttttgtttaaaattaaaatatgtattttgtaatatattataaattaggTTAAACTAAAGTTGAAAGTTAATTAGTTTACATGGTTTTAAGAGCTCGAATTTATTTCTATAGTTTGATGCAACTTCATAGTTCATACATTGTCCTTCtagtttcttaaatttttcttaaaatagtATCTACTATAGATACTATTTACGAAGCATTAACTATAAAATGTACAACCTAAATTCCAACTTGCTTCGTACCATATacaccaaaatttcaatttattttgtaaatgatgtaatattataaatcaataattatacaaaatttgtttaacataaaaacatgtcataaataaattaataatatcgTACCGTTGATAAGCTTTATAGTAGGTATTATCAGTctacaaagtttaaaattaaaagctaatttataaatttgctaccaaacacatatatgaaaaacacAATATACAACTTTGATTTCGCTCAATccattcttttcaaattctctACCAAACATatccatttttctatataGTCACAAGTCATTATACAATTATATAAATCAATTGatggttttcaaatttttgtttaaataagaACAAATCTCCATATTGTATGTTAAGAGAAACAAACTTATTACACAGAGTTGAGTCAGTGACCATATGGGTATGacccaaacaaaataaatgaaaaagagttAAAACTAAAGTTGACTTGAGAATGAActaaattaagttaattaattattgaaaacttTACAACTAAAGTTAACTAATTAACTTAAGTTTGGATTTTGGAATTCTAAAATGGGAGAattaattttaggttaaataCATTACCTAATTAAGTGAAAGACTAAAACATTCAAAAGGGTATAATAATAGGTCacattatgtaattttaattatatagttATGAACTTGTGGGTAATTTTGGACAGATAAGTATAAAACTAGGAGAGAGTTACTTAATCATAAAACCAAACCCAACACAAGTAAGAAGTAGGTTCATGAGAGTGGTTCCTAACAAGTAATTGAAGAGAACAAAATTGTGCCAAAATCCAATTGACTCGGTCGCCTCGTCCTCGGCCAATTGGTCTATTAGCTTGCTGCTATTTGGCATGTCTTTGCCTCGGAGCTAAGTTCGAGTTCAACGAATTTCTCAAAGGAGCTAGATTGATTAAAATCGACCTTCTATCAAATTGTTCAAGTTGTAAAAGAAAGGATGACAACTTAACTTATTTTGAGCTTGTATCATGTTAACTATATGGCAAGCGCCGCAATGGGATTAATTCATATGAGTTCAATTAGATGAGGTTTGCGATCAATATACACTTAAACATTCATGTTAAACTTTGGTTGAGTCGactcatatatttattacaaaacttctaaaaaatttaagttgttTGTGATGATTAATGTGGACTTCTATATTTAATTGTCTGACTTTTCaagtttaaagattaaaaaatggCTCatctctttttaatataaacatATGCTTTggactttaattttaataaataagttcTTCATGTTTAAACAATCAATATAATACCActagttttcatattaatatatCTTACacattaatgtttaaaaaatagataaagaCTCcgttgaaaaatatttttttgaacaTAGGGGTACATGAGTTAGATTGAGTTACGTTGTTTCTTGAACCAACATGAAAATTTGAGTTggtatattgataaatttgaacaaCGTCCCCAAAAGCCAAACAattatattagtttaaaacatttaaatttatcgttaaattttaaacaaacacaaacattCATAATagaataacatttttttaaaaaaatcacaaattcaTCTCCTCCTtgtagaaatatatatacatataactcAATTGGATGATCcttaaaaatcaacaaaaattcaatccaactcaattttaaaaataaaactaaccaACTTAACTTATACAATTTAGATAGAATAGTCTAGATTGTTCGAGTTATGAAGTGATTGtatattccaaaattaaatcaagTTAAACTTATGGaaacaaatttgtaaaagcATGATAAAATCATCCCAAACTATTTAGCCTCAATGTAtgactactttttttttgtttgtttttttttttaaataacaaagtggtaaaatagtatatttaattttcgaGAACCCTAAacaaaaaagtcaaaaaagtataattattaaactcaacttatttatgaaaaagaaagtaaaaatgttataaattatttatgaactaaaataaatgtgaTAAAAAGTTTACATGTTATTGTCTTAAACAAACACGTTTATTGTTAAGTTAAGTTCATCgcataaatttaaactatttaaaaatataatatttaaatcttctctattgaaattaaaatgagcAAGAATCTTTACCTGCTCcttttatctttatattttttatcctATCtcaagtaaaatataatattcaatGACTTAATGCATTTGATGTTGATGATACATGATTATTCGAGATAGGATGCATCTATTCAAAGTGAAGATGAGTTACGTTACAATGTATAAGTGAAAATAAATgtgtaaaacaaaataaatacaaatttgtaCTATGGTCAAGCAATTCAATTAATgtgatataaattttaaaaaaatattaaaaaataaaaaaaattaattgaatgaaagtaataaataatttaagtttaaaatcaataaaataaaaatcattattgtgaatataataaaataaaaattattacattatCTTAACTTCTAATTTATTAGAGGTTAAGATGCATTAAGTGgttgaaaatgcatttttaaGTGACAATATCATTTGTTTTAACTTCTAAAAAGTCAATAACCCaaataaatcattaatttgaaaaagacatCGCAACAGTAACCTAATAACTATATTACGagaaatttgcaaaaatatcaaagaaaattatgacAATAAAATCCACGTCATTgtacttttttaatatgacAAAAGACACAAgtaaattctaataaaaaatagaaaaattgcatatgataacattttaagaatataatataacaattatagtACAttgctttaaaattttgtacaaatggaaaaaaatttacttttccatggtaaatttgatattattcataaactactctttaataacttatttctctttttctttttaattttctacttattatttatttatgtttccACTTTTTAAGaccttaattatttgtttattcttatactataaaaattatttattcgtTCTGTCTtagtcttaattttaaaatatcaatagtacaataattgtaatatgaaatataatataatggttgttgatcggaataatttaacttcatttgtgattttttttactttcttcgatgtgtattttgagttgaatctaattccaaatgattttgttttatttttttacattattattttggttttattttgtctcagtttcgtatatcagtgttgtgatatacttttattatatgtattagttggttaatatacttactgattatttttctcttcaaattttatgcagttcattagagtattattaagtatatgaatgatgtaactcattgtatcattatcaagtatatcaacaatatattgttaaaaaaatatcagtaaagtgaatcattatcaagtatatgaatagAGTTTACTAAGTGTATGtcaatagtatatcaaatgtataaataagacttcaagcatatcaagtgcatttaatcaatcaattgtataagtgaaaaatacaaaatgtaTTTGtagtgtatcaaacatatattagtaatgttttggtatcaaatgtattaaaaagtATCAGGTTCATCAAGTGTACCAATCAAATTTATCGGGTGTGTCAATTGGTGTATTAGgtgtataaaaaatatattagtaaCG
Coding sequences within:
- the LOC101221566 gene encoding mitochondrial substrate carrier family protein ucpB isoform X3, with the translated sequence MVNKSSSPQESSISGVLPRNERRNWAASPSDVLNHFGTSGLSVAIATAVTHPLDVLKVRLQMQLVGQRGPLIGMGQVFVQLLNNEGPKSLYLGLSPALTRSVLYGGLRLGLYEPSKHASDLLFGSTNIFVKIGAGAIAGAVATALTNPVEVLKVRLQMNPNSTKGPMKEMSRIVSEEGLKALWKGVGPAMARAGALTASQLATYDESKQLLVKWTPLQEGFSLHLISSTVAGVVSTLMTTPIDMIKTRLMLQRESKRVGNYKNGLHCAYQIVSSWIYGINFRLC
- the LOC101221566 gene encoding mitochondrial substrate carrier family protein ucpB isoform X1, whose protein sequence is MVNKSSSPQESSISGVLPRNERRNWAASPSDVLNHFGTSGLSVAIATAVTHPLDVLKVRLQMQLVGQRGPLIGMGQVFVQLLNNEGPKSLYLGLSPALTRSVLYGGLRLGLYEPSKHASDLLFGSTNIFVKIGAGAIAGAVATALTNPVEVLKVRLQMNPNSTKGPMKEMSRIVSEEGLKALWKGVGPAMARAGALTASQLATYDESKQLLVKWTPLQEGFSLHLISSTVAGVVSTLMTTPIDMIKTRLMLQRESKRVGNYKNGLHCAYQIVLTEGPLALYKGGLAIFARLGPQTTITFIVCEKLRQLAGLNAI
- the LOC101221566 gene encoding mitochondrial substrate carrier family protein ucpB isoform X2, translated to MVNKSSSPQESSISGVLPRNERRNWAASPSDVLNHFGTSGLSVAIATAVTHPLDVLKVRLQMQLVGQRGPLIGMGQVFVQLLNNEGPKSLYLGLSPALTRSVLYGGLRLGLYEPSKHASDLLFGSTNIFVKIGAGAIAGAVATALTNPVEVLKMNPNSTKGPMKEMSRIVSEEGLKALWKGVGPAMARAGALTASQLATYDESKQLLVKWTPLQEGFSLHLISSTVAGVVSTLMTTPIDMIKTRLMLQRESKRVGNYKNGLHCAYQIVLTEGPLALYKGGLAIFARLGPQTTITFIVCEKLRQLAGLNAI
- the LOC101221566 gene encoding mitochondrial substrate carrier family protein ucpB isoform X5, producing the protein MVNKSSSPQESSISGVLPRNERRNWAASPSDVLNHFGTSGLSVAIATAVTHPLDVLKVRLQMQLVGQRGPLIGMGQVFVQLLNNEGPKSLYLGLSPALTRSVLYGGLRLGLYEPSKHASDLLFGSTNIFVKIGAGAIAGAVATALTNPVEVLKVRLQMNPNSTKGPMKEMSRIVSEEGLKALWKGVGPAMARAGALTASQLATYDESKQLLVKWTPLQEGFSLHLMNRTFVWRNERLYKGIKK
- the LOC101221566 gene encoding mitochondrial substrate carrier family protein ucpB isoform X4, whose translation is MQLVGQRGPLIGMGQVFVQLLNNEGPKSLYLGLSPALTRSVLYGGLRLGLYEPSKHASDLLFGSTNIFVKIGAGAIAGAVATALTNPVEVLKVRLQMNPNSTKGPMKEMSRIVSEEGLKALWKGVGPAMARAGALTASQLATYDESKQLLVKWTPLQEGFSLHLISSTVAGVVSTLMTTPIDMIKTRLMLQRESKRVGNYKNGLHCAYQIVLTEGPLALYKGGLAIFARLGPQTTITFIVCEKLRQLAGLNAI